TCTGACATAATTATCACCAAATTTTTTTATAAATTAATTAAATAAACATTATTTTTTACAAACTCTTACTTTTGAGTATTTAAGGACTTTATCTTTGTAAGTGTATCCCTTCATTAATTCTTCTATAATATATCCATTTTCAACATCATCATTAGCTTCAACCATTAATGCTTCATGTTTAAATGGATCAAATTTTTCACAATTAGTTGGAATTTCTTCTATTCCTTCTTTTGCTAAAATATCTCTAAATTTATCATGAATTAATTCTACACCACTTCTTAAAGTTTTATATTCATTAGAGTTATTGAGGACTCTTTCAAAGTCTTCATATCCATCTAATATTTCTTTGATTATATTTTCATTAGCAAATTTTATTAATTCATTTCTTTGTTTATCATTCATTTTTTTGAAATTTTCAAAATCTGCTTGAAGTCTTTGTAATTGAGAAAAATATTCATCATTTTTTTTATTTTGTTTTTCAAGATCTTCTTTAACTTTTGATAATTCCTCATCTTTGGAGTT
The window above is part of the Methanobrevibacter oralis genome. Proteins encoded here:
- a CDS encoding nucleotide exchange factor GrpE → MVDENKNEENNDEDFQEKYNELLSEINSKDEELSKVKEDLEKQNKKNDEYFSQLQRLQADFENFKKMNDKQRNELIKFANENIIKEILDGYEDFERVLNNSNEYKTLRSGVELIHDKFRDILAKEGIEEIPTNCEKFDPFKHEALMVEANDDVENGYIIEELMKGYTYKDKVLKYSKVRVCKK